A window of Mus musculus strain C57BL/6J chromosome 3, GRCm38.p6 C57BL/6J genomic DNA:
GAGCAGCTGCTTCCCCAGCCCTGTGGTGGGAAAGGTTTGCATGGCTTTGCAGGTTCCTTCATGTTTCTCCATGTGGGGCCTCCAGTGACCCGTTACATATTTCTGCTGGTGATCTCTGACCTCCCCTGATCAGGAGATGCTTCTAGGAGCTGGTGGCATGTAGGGCAGTGTCGACATGCATCAGTAGGGTGTGAACTGAGGTACTTGAAGTACTGTTGCCTACTGCTCTCCAGAGGGGCCTCAAAccctgccccttcctccctcccttccttccctccatcacTGAGCATCCTCCCCTGGCCGCCGGCCACTGAGGACAGTTGCCATCAGAAGAGAAAAGGGCCTCTAGGAGAATGGTAGGCAGCACACATGGCCCTGGACGCACTAGGCTGTCTGTAGATGTCTCCTTGGCCTTTTCTGTCACAGGGTCCACTGGGGGCATGGGAGACTTCATCAAGCAGCTCTGCTTGcctcctgatttctttttcttgccaTTGGGACAGGGAACTGTTTCTATGTCAGCATGCCAGCAGAACCTCTGGACTCTAGCACTGAGCCTCCTGGGACACCCCCAAGTCTCTCGCAGTGTCACAGCCTCCCTGCATGGCCAACAGAGCCTCCGCAACACAGGGGAGTCACTGGGGGTCAGCGTTCCAGCCTGGTCCTCAGGGATATGGGTGTGATCTTCCACACCATCGAGCAACTGACCGTCAAGCTTCACAGACTCAAGGTGAGGGGTGCAGCCTTGGGGCAGGAAGCCGTCCATCCAGTACCCGGGACAGTTCCCCGAGAGGGAAACTGATAGAAATTTGAGACGAGGGCCTCACACAAGCTAGACAAACATTAAGCTCCATCCCCAACTCAGGAAGTATATCTCTTCAACTGGAGTCCTATGCTACCCTGCGTACCCTCCCGCACCCTCTGAGCCTTAGCACAGGGAAGACACCTCCTTCAACTCTTGTAGGACATGGAGCTGGCCCACAGAGAGCTGCTCAACTCCCTTGGAGGAGAGTCGTCTGGTGGAACCACTCCTGTGGGAAGTTTTCACACAGAGGCAGCCAGATGGACAGACtactccctctctcctccagccAAGGAAGccctgacctctgacccccaAAACAATCAGGAGCAGGGGTCCTACCCTGAAGAAGGTGAGTGAAGCCAACCCCTGCATGTGCTGCCTGAGGGAATGCTGTGAACCAGGAGTAAGTGTGAGCAGGTAGTGGGCCGTGCTCCCATGACTCTTCCCTAAGAAAGAGCAAGCACATTCCCTCAGCTTCACAGAGAAAGTTTGCCAGGCACAGtgctgtgcctttaatcccaacacccaggaaACAGATGCAGctgaatttctgtgagttggaggtATATAGTTCCAGGCCGGGAGGGGGGAGtctgtcagagaacaacttcagtTGTCCGTTCTTGCCTTCCACCCTGAGGCAGCATCTATGTTCACCGCTAGATGAGCCAGGCTGGCCGGCCCACCCACCAGTTTGTTCTCCTGTGTCCTGTTTCTAGGTGTTCTGATTATCCATTgaactctctccagccccagaaagtgATCTTTATAGGCAAGCTACACAGAGACTCCCCCCCAAATAGGGACTAGTAGTACAGAACctcttgcctgcatgtaagtcTGTATATCACATACATGCAGTACCAaaggatgccagaagaggactgaaactggagttataggtggttgtgagctgccatgtgggtgatgggaattgaacctgggcgcTCTGGGAGAGTAgaaagtattcttaaccactgagccatctctcagcccccagAACCTTCTATTTATGTTGGTTTGAGGAAGTAATGTACCAGGAAAGCCGCCTTACCTCTGCAGCAGGTTCTTAGTGGCTCAGACCTGGGTTATAAGGGCAAGGACCGAATTCAGAAAGCTAAAACGCCTAACCTGTCTTGGTTTTGGCGCCTGGAAAGAAATGCAGTCCCACAGGAAACAAGGCTTggactgacaagatggctcaccaagcctgaccatctgagttcgagccccaggattcacatggaaggagagaaccgactccaaCAAGTTGTCTAGCTTCCACACACTCTATTACATATAAGCTTTGTCACAGCTGGCACTCAAGAATCAGCCAGGGACATGAAAGAGAACCTCTCAAATGTAGCCAGCGTCTCACCCTCACCATCTTCCCACAGGCTCCGACACCCCCCTGGAAGACAGTGCCACAGACACAGCTTCGTCACCAGGACCATAGCCATCCAGACAACCAGAGTCTGGCCTGAGCCAGAGCGCCACATTAGGAGATCCGAGCCTCCCCGTGAAAGATACTGTGAGGCCTGGGAATCCCTCATGTTGCCTGGTCTGTTCCCACCAGACAGTCCAGTTTAGTGTCTCTTCCTCCTGTTAGCCCAAGTCTCCGTGGCTTTCGTCTCCTAAGCATGCTGACCACAATAGAAAGGCCTCCACCCCACATAGCCAGTGTGGGGTGTGCTATGTGCACAGTGCCCTTGAGGAGGCTTATGTATAAATgcactttcttcctcctcttcttcctaggCCCCGAGACAGCTAGATGCCTGGCTCTCCTCTTTGCCCTTTAGTTTCCTATAAATATGTCTATTGTATGTGTATCTTTGCCATTGTAAATAACTTAGCCTTTTATTCTGTCCCTGGCATGTTCAACCAGTCACAGAGAGCCAGGCAGCAGCCCCGCACAGGGCCATGATTGTTTATGTCCCACTGGCAGGGAGGTCTCCCAGATTCCAGTGCTGTCAAGCTCCAGGGCCTGCCCACCTCTGAAGCCTAGGCCTTCTCAGTGTCAGGAAATGCTCCTGCAGGGAGTGTCTTACCCAGCCCTTCCCCACTTGCCCCATAGAAACAATACACCAGGTACGGATCTCAACACAGACTCTCAAGAGAGATGTGGAGTGGATTGCTGGAGTCCCTGAGTTAAGTCAGGGCCCTTCCTTCCCCAGGGGCCACAGCACCGTTGGCTCATCACCCTGTCCTCACGCCACTCCCTACAATGAACATACACACTGTGCtaggtgtatatatacatatatataaatatatataatatataaaatatagatatGGAAATGACTGTTTTACTGTTAAAATAATGTATactcttattttcttcctttcatggttaagatttttttaaagaaaagttaaatATTCTTCCATTGTGGTTGTATGATTCTTAGCCTGATAGAGGGTGTGAGGCTGCCGGTGTGACCGGTCAAAAATGGGTAGAGGGAGACAAGAAAGCCCCTGCCACAGCCATCCTGCACCAGGTCTTTCCACCTGTCCCAAAGTGCCGGTGTGTAGACCTTCTCAGCAGAGGTTGGACAACTGGCTCTGGCCCAGAAAAGGACATTGTGGTTACGTCACACGAAGGAACAGGGCTGCTGTGACCTACTCTCAGATGCAAACCATGAAGAGGGTTACCACACTGCCCTCCTTCCCACAGACCAGGAAGAGCCATGGCAGCTGAGCCATGCCTTAGAGGACCTGGGACATAACTGGAAAAGCCATGGTGCACCTTAACACAGTGACTGAGACTCAGAGCAGCCGGAGAGATCCCCAGAGCCACTTGCCAGCCGGGGCTGGAGCTCTGGAAGGTAGAGGAGGGGCTAGAGATGAGGGAGAGTTACCTTGGTTGGAGATTCCCTGGAGGTTGGCATGGGCTCTCCAGAACCCTCAGCAGAGGCAGCCCTGCTCTGGATGTCCATGATTTCTAGTTGCTGACCTGCCTGCCGTGTGTACGTGTGTCTAAGGTTTGGCCTTTGTTATGCAAATTGGATACAGTACCCTCTCCAGAGTGCCCTCATCTTTTAAAGCAGAGCCCTGGCCTCTGGAAAACCAGACAAACACATGGAGATAGCATCAGAGAAGGCTGGGTTCCAAGCCCGCTCCCTCCGTCATTGTGCTAACCAACCCCCATCATCCTAGTGCTGTGCATGCTGACAGAGATGGCCCGGAGGATGCTGCTGGGACTCTCAGAGCAATGGCCCTAGCCAGGAGCTCAGCTCATCCCCCAATGGAACCATGGTGTGATTCAGGCCAACATTCGGCCCTGTCTAGCCAGGGAATATGAACAGACTTAAGAACCTAAACGTTCCAAACAGGTATGGAGTGATTTTCAAGGAACAGCACAGCAAGAGACTATGTTACTGGTCCAAGCTACCTCCCAGGGAGACAGGCTGCCTGTAGGAGACCTAGGTagctgcagcctcctcctccctggCCTTGGCCTTCACAGGGTCCCTTGGCAACATCAGTTCTTGAATCATGACGTGTGTTGGACACTGTGGGTCAAAGCagtttttctgaaagaaaaaaaaaaagttgccaggATAAAGATTTGTCTCCAGGAAAGAACAATGCCCGGGACAGTTTTAGGGCTGttgaacgggggggggggggggggggggcaatcccagcactgctaattgcaggaaacaaacaaagaactggGGCAAGGAGACCTACCGCCAAGGACAGCCACAGCAGACCCAGGGGGGCCTTGGGTGAAGTCTTGGGCTTGGAGACCTGAACCTGGTATTGCACAGCAGTGAGGAAGCCTTCCAGCCCCACCTCTGTGATTTGGTTTCCTAAGGGGAAGCACAGACAGTAGCATCTGACATCACTGGCAGCCTGCCTCCCCTCCACTTCCAAATTCAACAGGCAGAGCTGACTTTAACTAGCCCTCTTCTCACTACCCTTCACTTCCCTTTACCCTGCTGATGCCTCTCCCCCACCTAGCTATCTTATCCATGTCACTACTGCCCTGGATCACCTCCCTGACCCAGCACttctgccccagccccagccccagctccatgGGTCTGACAAGATGGTGCTCAACTATTGGAGAATCAAGTccatcccatggagctggagtggCACCCCCTAGCAGGGTGGAGCCCAGGTCATCAGTCCCATGGTAAGGATAGGCAAGGCTAGCAAACATACGGAGGAGGTTGAGGTGCAAAAGGACCTTGTTCCCAGGCAAGAAGACCTTCCCATCTCGGTGTTCCACGGGCTCCAGGAGAGGGTTAACCATCTCTGTAGCTTCAACAACCAGCTGCTAAAGCAGAATACTAATTGCAGCAGAGGAGAGGGGAGCTGGTCAACgggccattcattcattcattcaacatacAGGCTTTGAGTGCTGGTTATAATTCAGGCTGTGTCCCAGGTGCTGGAGAAACAAAGATAAATAAGCCCATACCCTCAAAAAGTTCCCTGGTGTCGGGGAGCCAGAGAATTAAACAGGAATGTGATGTGGAGGGGGTCCTGAGAGCAGAGGATTGTGGGAGTGTAGACCTCAGAAGGCAGCCTGGGAGTGAAAAGTGAAGGCATACACTCAGGGAGGGTGGGTTCCCCAGGCAAGGAATGTGGCAGGTGCAAAGGCTCTGGGCCTTCAGTCCACACGGGACTGGGGTTTAATAAGGATCTGTAAGTCTCCCATAAAGAGAGTAGTCTGAAAACTGATGCCCCGATGAGAAGGGGCAGTCTGCTTAAGACAAAGGCAAAGACTGTGGCATGGGAATTAAAAAGCCATCCTCCTTCCATCTAACTTGCTTTTCTGCCAGAACTGGTCCTGGGTGCTAGGAAAGACCCCCAAAGGACAAGACTTTCAATTCCAGGAGCACATGACAAGGCCGTGGAGTCTCCTCATGGAGAGAACCACTCAGATGTaaggagagagtactgggagcCAGAAGTAGGTGACCCAGGAAGACCTCCTAAGGAAGGGTGCTGAAAGGGGGGATCCAGCAGCAGGCAAGGGTCTGGAGGAGGAGGGGTCCTGTGTGGAGCAATGTGGTGACTGGAAGTGCCTTACAGAATGCCTAAGGGGCAAAAGCAGCCCGTCCCTGTGCAGATGCCAGGTGTTGGAGGGCTGGTGTTGAGCTGTGGGCCTTTGAGAGCACAGCCTCAGTTGGGCAGCAGGTCCCGAGTGGGGCTTCCCCTAGACAAGGAGGTAAAGGGACCTGCCGCATGGGAAGGGAAGGTGGCATTCTCAGTGTCACCTCCGCAGTAAGTGCAGGTTAGTAGCACTCTGGTGTAGCCTCAGCAGTGAGTGGGTGGCACATCCCAAGGTCCACTTACTTCTGACTCCAGGAGGATGCTGCGCTTCTCTTTGGCCCCCATCTTTGTCGCTTTTCCCTTGCTCATCTTCTGCTCAGGGATGGTTACCTCTGGGACCAGAAGAGGAGCCAGAATGCACAGAGCAGACCCCCTGACACCACCCAAAGTCCCCAGGGAAAGGGGCTTGGTAAGGCAGATTCCCCAAACTCTCAGATTTGGGGAAAACATGGGGACAGCTATAATGAGCTCCCGTCCAGCCGACAAGTCCCTTTTCTGAGGACAGCCATGGAGGTCTAGTCCTACAAGATAAGGTAGTGAGCCACAATGTGTAGGCCAAGGGGAGTGTCACTCATTGTAAACAAGGCCCAGGGAGAGTCTTGAAAGAACAGCTCCTGGCAGGCAGAACCAGGCTCCTACACCCTGCCCAAAGCTCTTCCTCCACGTGGGTGGGGAAGAGTCCCATAGGAGGTTCTCACACTTACTCCCCTTGCCTGCCTTTGCGGCATCTTCTTTCTTAGGGGTTCCTTGTGTGGGTGACTGCCCAGAGCCCAGCTTCTCTTCCTTCTTGACAACTTCCTATGATGGATGCAAGAAGGCATGATAATGGATATTCTGTCTCCCAGAGGGAAAATAGGTTTGGCCTGAGAGACACCTTCAAAGGCCATTCATTTGCCCTTCTTCCTACTGCCCTGTGTATATACACCTTAGAAACTCCTCCCCTGCCCATTCCAGACCCAAGGCTCCCTTTCCCCACACCTACCCctgtcttctcctttttcttgctTATGGTCTTAGGGGCTTTCAGTGACTGCATCTTTTCTTGCTTGTCCACCAAAGTGACATTGCTGATCCCCAACGTCTGAGACTTCTCACGTTCTGCTTTGGAGTCCCCGTATCGGGAGGAGGAAGGCTGTGCTTACAAATGGGAGGGTGTGGAGGAAGTAACTAGAGCCTTGCCCTTGCCTTTCCCCATTCCCCTTGCCTATCCATCAATTCAGGACAGAGTTGCTGTTGGCAAGAGAGAGCACAGAAATGGTAGAGAATGAGCTGGAGGCCCAGGCTCTCATAGAACAGGGAAATGGCTCACTTTGAATTtggatttaaatgtatttatttcttcttgtatTTATTGCAATACTGGGGATCAGACCCAGGGCCTTATGTGTGTTAGGTGAGTATTCTACTATTCTGTATCTCCAGCCCTTGGTTTTATTGGgccaaggtctcactctgtagctcaggctgtccttgaacacgTGTTTCATCTGCCTCCTAGCTGACAAGGTTCGTATCATGCCCAGCCAGCAGATTTTGTTGAACTACGTGCTAGGCAGTATTCCAAATGTGTTATAGTAACTCATTTAATCATCTCAATTTTGTGATGAAAGTAACAGCTACCCTGCTTTAGTTGAGGAATGTGCAGCTCCAGGGTTAAGCAATGAGTTCATGATCAGAAGGAAACTGGTAATATGGCCTGGAGAATTTCCAGCCAGGTCTCAACAGCATCTTTTCTTTTAACTACACTCTAATTGTCAGAGTGGCTCTATAATTAGAGTTGGGTTTGGCAGACTCTAGGTCTGAAGAATCCAGAGGAGCAAGAGGATTTGGGAAATTTAAGAGTCCTGGGCAGCAAAGCAGTCAACCAGGAAAATGAACACAGCTGTCCTCACCGATCGAGACCGCTCCTGCGTTCCTTTCACCAGCAGCAGGCGCCGCCGCTCCACCACCTCCCTGTGGGTCAGCTCAAAGGGGCGCAGGACCTGAGGCAAGGCCAGCTTCCTGCATCAGACACCTGCATCAGATCCCCTGCCCCACCCAACGTGCCAACCCACCTCGGCCAGCTTCAGTGCTCCCTTGTCTTGAATGTGGTTGTGCGCTAGGGACAGCCAGAGGAGAGAGCGGTTCAGCCTCAAGCCCTAGAGAACAGAGTGACTTGTAAGCCAAGGACAAGCTGGCGACCCCACACAGGAAGCGCCCCACCGCACGCACATCCGCAATGTAGCCTGCGCCCACATCCCCGATGTGGTTGAATGCTAGGTTCAGTGAAACCAGGGTTCGGTTGCTGTTCTGCAGTGTGGACAGCGCCTGGCCCAGGAGCTGCGCCCCGTGGTCgttgatgttgttgttcctcaGAGACAAGTGAACAATCCTGGAGCAGAGAGGGAGAACCTGTATTCCTAGGGCTCAGGGCCTCTTGGGGACGTGAGGGGTTCTAACTAGACtatggatggggggggggcaagaatCAGAGATGCCTGGGATAAAGAAAGGTAAGGGCTAaaggtaactgggaagtgggggCAGGCCAAAAAGGGAAAGTGAAGTCAAGGAGACTCACGTGCTGTCCAGTCCCATCAGCTTACTAAAGGACTGCTCTGGTATTGGGTTCCCCTCCAGAGATACCTtcctgagagggagagggatctgAGATCCTGGAAACaccactgaggccacacaagtAGGAGGGAAATAGACTGAAGGATGGACATTCGGGGAGCATCTGAGCCTAAGGATAGCCCCCAATAGAAGAAATACATCTAGGACAATTCCCCAGGCTAAAGTTCCAGAAGCCGGACCTGCAGTATAGTGGTTTCTAAGACGGCCTTGACTGGGCCCTACTTCTAGGTACCCAGGCCATGCTGGGTAATCCTGTCTATTGTGATAGCTAGAACTAGTGACATTTGTCTGTGTAGGGGGCAGGGGGGAAGGGGTGGtggtattttggtttggtttttctctgtgtagccctagctgtcctagaccaggctgacctcaaacccagaaatctgcttgcctcggCCTCTCAGTCTGGGGATTTAAAGTCGTGCATGTGTATGCACTAGTGACACTCTCAGTGAACAGAATATGGCAAAATGATAGGCTGTCATTTCTGAGTTATGAGAACTGGTTTCCATCCTGGGTGCTCTCAGACATTCAGCTAGGTAATGGAAAGGCCCACTGGCACCACGTAAGCCAGCTGAGAAGCAGagtccctgcctcagcttcccctgaAAGGGCAACAGTCCCAAGCAGAGCTTTCCTGCAGCCTCAAGCCTGAGTCAGAGGCAACCAGCTACTCTGTTTCAGAGGATCTCAGGGGAACTCTCGAGGGGATGatgatggttggttggttggttggttggttggttggttggttggttggttggtttggtttcaagacaggatcttacGCCAGCCTCAacacttcctgcctcagccttttctGCACTACATGTTTAGGCTCACGTGTGTGTTGTCATGCTCCACTCTCCTGGTTGTTTTAAGCTACTACATACTTTGTTACACAGcaccaaggaaaaaaaaaaagtcaccacaGGGCCCTCTATCAGGCAATAACGTCTCTCCAGTCCTAAGAAAATGGAACCAAGGGGCAGAAATTTCTCTATTCAAACATTTCCAGTGCTGTATAACTATTGCTCAGTCTTTTGGGCTGCCTTGTTTCGTATAAACAATTCAAGTCATCTTCTACTGCTGGGGCTCGTTCTTACATAATGAATTCACGCGGTTCCTTTTCTGCTAGCTTGTTCCCCACTCCTAAAGCTATGGCACTGCTGTCAAGGAATACGTATCCAATTCACAGGATGAAAGCCCACATGTATAGCCCAGAGAGGTACTTCTTGTGAAGCAAGAATTGGCTCTAGGATCCTGTGGGAGTCTGAAAAGGGGCAGACAGCGAAGCTGGCTTTGTCCTCTGTATAGCAAACTGTAACTGGCTactttttgtttgattgattggtttgttgtttgggttttttttctcgagcgtgtgtgtgtgtgtgtgtgtgtgtgtgtgtgtgtgtgtgtgtgtgtgtttatacacatgCATACGCACACGTTTTACAAgagagtttctctttgtagccctagccgtccgtggctgtcctggaactcactctgtaggccaggctgggctcaaactcagggatcCTTCTGTTCtactctcaaatgctgggattaaaggtgtgggccaccactgcccagctgtagtGTTGTAGTCAGCTACCttaacctgtctctgcctcccacccatCCCTGTGATTCCTACAGAGAAGAGAGGATGGGACCTCAAAGGCTCTATGGATACCGTGTGGACTAAAACATTGGTTTCTCAGGTGGGAATCCTGCACCTAACAGACATGGGCTGAGCCCCATTGCCACAACTGCAGGCAACTGCTTCCCCCTCACACACCCCAGCCAGGCCCCTTAGGCACTTAGGCACTTAGGCACTGGGGTCCGACCACAACTGACCTGAGTGTGGAGGA
This region includes:
- the Lrrc71 gene encoding leucine-rich repeat-containing protein 71 isoform X1, producing the protein MSSEPSTTGTSPRTPRPGAQKSSGAVTKKGDRAAKDKTASTLPPVGEDEPKNPEEYQCTGVLETDFAELCTRSGYVDFPKVVTRPRVQQSSVPSASTSEKPVLDDQRPSASCSQSSLESKYVFFRPTIQVELEQEDSKAVKEIYIRGWKVEDRILGIFSKCLPSLSQLQAINLWKVGLTDKTLTTFIALLPLCSSTLRKVSLEGNPIPEQSFSKLMGLDSTIVHLSLRNNNINDHGAQLLGQALSTLQNSNRTLVSLNLAFNHIGDVGAGYIADGLRLNRSLLWLSLAHNHIQDKGALKLAEVLRPFELTHREVVERRRLLLVKGTQERSRSPSSSRYGDSKAEREKSQTLGISNVTLVDKQEKMQSLKAPKTISKKKEKTGEVVKKEEKLGSGQSPTQGTPKKEDAAKAGKGKVTIPEQKMSKGKATKMGAKEKRSILLESELVVEATEMVNPLLEPVEHRDGKVFLPGNKVLLHLNLLRNQITEVGLEGFLTAVQYQVQVSKPKTSPKAPLGLLWLSLAKNCFDPQCPTHVMIQELMLPRDPVKAKAREEEAAAT
- the Lrrc71 gene encoding leucine-rich repeat-containing protein 71 isoform X2 → MGLDSTIVHLSLRNNNINDHGAQLLGQALSTLQNSNRTLVSLNLAFNHIGDVGAGYIADGLRLNRSLLWLSLAHNHIQDKGALKLAEVLRPFELTHREVVERRRLLLVKGTQERSRSPSSSRYGDSKAEREKSQTLGISNVTLVDKQEKMQSLKAPKTISKKKEKTGEVVKKEEKLGSGQSPTQGTPKKEDAAKAGKGKVTIPEQKMSKGKATKMGAKEKRSILLESEHLGHSLNYNQHSKPQLVVEATEMVNPLLEPVEHRDGKVFLPGNKVLLHLNLLRNQITEVGLEGFLTAVQYQVQVSKPKTSPKAPLGLLWLSLAKNCFDPQCPTHVMIQELMLPRDPVKAKAREEEAAAT
- the Lrrc71 gene encoding leucine-rich repeat-containing protein 71, with product MSSEPSTTGTSPRTPRPGAQKSSGAVTKKGDRAAKDKTASTLPPVGEDEPKNPEEYQCTGVLETDFAELCTRSGYVDFPKVVTRPRVQQSSVPSASTSEKPVLDDQRPSASCSQSSLESKYVFFRPTIQVELEQEDSKAVKEIYIRGWKVEDRILGIFSKCLPSLSQLQAINLWKVGLTDKTLTTFIALLPLCSSTLRKVSLEGNPIPEQSFSKLMGLDSTIVHLSLRNNNINDHGAQLLGQALSTLQNSNRTLVSLNLAFNHIGDVGAGYIADGLRLNRSLLWLSLAHNHIQDKGALKLAEVLRPFELTHREVVERRRLLLVKGTQERSRSPSSSRYGDSKAEREKSQTLGISNVTLVDKQEKMQSLKAPKTISKKKEKTGEVVKKEEKLGSGQSPTQGTPKKEDAAKAGKGKVTIPEQKMSKGKATKMGAKEKRSILLESEQLVVEATEMVNPLLEPVEHRDGKVFLPGNKVLLHLNLLRNQITEVGLEGFLTAVQYQVQVSKPKTSPKAPLGLLWLSLAKNCFDPQCPTHVMIQELMLPRDPVKAKAREEEAAAT
- the Lrrc71 gene encoding leucine-rich repeat-containing protein 71 isoform X3; translated protein: MWAQATLRMKLALPQVLRPFELTHREVVERRRLLLVKGTQERSRSPSSSRYGDSKAEREKSQTLGISNVTLVDKQEKMQSLKAPKTISKKKEKTGEVVKKEEKLGSGQSPTQGTPKKEDAAKAGKGKVTIPEQKMSKGKATKMGAKEKRSILLESEHLGHSLNYNQHSKPQLVVEATEMVNPLLEPVEHRDGKVFLPGNKVLLHLNLLRNQITEVGLEGFLTAVQYQVQVSKPKTSPKAPLGLLWLSLAKNCFDPQCPTHVMIQELMLPRDPVKAKAREEEAAAT